From a region of the Deltaproteobacteria bacterium genome:
- a CDS encoding extracellular solute-binding protein: MMKRGTYQLAVGALVLALQWAGSPFAATVEEIALLKSPNREKTLVEGAKKEGKINFYTGLIVDQVVRPLKEAFEKDYPFVQLEFFRGNSERVAQKMLLEYQAKRYDVDLISGSGSTTMIQQAGFMQRFTSPQLAEYPPELKDPKGFWASSNVYFMTAAYNTRNVKAADVPKSYEDLLHPRWKGQIMWSTSRGSGGPQFIGHILLTMGQEAGKAYLQKLKQQNIAKTTASARQVLDLVIAGEYPMALQIFNHHAYISKAAGAPVEWLPLEPVTATISTIGLAKYSPHPHAAMLFLDFLLSRKGQRIIQAANYLPSHPDVPARQADLKPGGGRFKRASYISPETMHEKANEWTDYFQKEFLK, encoded by the coding sequence ATGATGAAGCGCGGAACATACCAATTGGCGGTCGGTGCTTTAGTGCTGGCGCTGCAATGGGCGGGATCGCCGTTTGCCGCCACCGTGGAAGAGATCGCGTTGCTCAAGTCGCCCAACCGGGAAAAGACTCTCGTCGAAGGCGCCAAGAAGGAAGGCAAGATTAATTTTTATACCGGACTGATCGTCGATCAGGTGGTTCGGCCGTTGAAGGAAGCTTTCGAAAAAGACTATCCGTTCGTTCAACTGGAATTTTTTCGCGGCAACTCGGAGCGCGTCGCGCAAAAGATGTTGCTCGAATATCAGGCCAAGCGTTACGACGTCGACCTGATCAGCGGCAGCGGCTCGACGACGATGATCCAGCAGGCGGGCTTCATGCAGCGTTTCACTTCGCCGCAGCTGGCCGAGTATCCGCCGGAACTCAAAGATCCCAAGGGTTTTTGGGCGAGCAGCAACGTCTATTTCATGACCGCGGCCTACAACACGCGCAACGTCAAAGCCGCCGATGTGCCGAAGAGCTACGAGGACTTGCTCCATCCGCGTTGGAAAGGCCAGATCATGTGGTCCACCAGCCGGGGCTCGGGCGGGCCGCAGTTCATCGGCCATATTCTTCTCACCATGGGGCAGGAGGCCGGCAAGGCGTATTTGCAAAAGCTGAAACAGCAAAATATCGCCAAGACCACCGCCAGCGCGCGCCAGGTGTTGGATTTAGTAATCGCCGGCGAATATCCGATGGCGCTGCAAATTTTCAATCACCATGCCTACATCAGCAAGGCCGCCGGCGCGCCGGTGGAGTGGCTGCCGTTGGAGCCGGTGACGGCGACCATCAGCACCATCGGTCTAGCGAAATATTCACCCCATCCCCACGCGGCGATGTTGTTTCTCGATTTCCTGTTGTCGCGCAAAGGCCAACGGATCATTCAAGCGGCCAACTACCTGCCGTCACACCCGGACGTGCCGGCGCGCCAGGCCGACCTCAAACCCGGCGGCGGCCGCTTCAAACGCGCCAGCTACATCAGCCCGGAAACGATGCACGAGAAAGCCAACGAGTGGACTGATTATTTTCAGAAAGAGTTTTTGAAGTAA
- a CDS encoding PKD domain-containing protein yields MVCSSRSYLSRLIRTVVIFFALGAGAQNPPATINVDVNLNRRPINPNIYGVAHATTAQLNDLNSPLNRNGGNNTSRYNWQLNADNRANDWYFESIPEPSAVAGERGDTFIANAKAANAQAMLTIPTLDWIAKLGANRGKLASFSIAKYGAQTGNDWQWFADAGNGIRSGGGYVTGNNPNDANVASNSTVQQSWAQHLVNRWGANSNGGLRYYILDNEPSIWHATHRDVHSTGATMDEIKNKIIDFAGKLKIVDPSALVVGPEEWGWSGYTLSGYDQQYGSLHGWSNLPDRVAHGGWDYLPWLLDQLRQNDLATGKRLLDIFTVHYYPQGGEFSDDTSTVMQLRRNRSTRSLWDPNYIDESWINDRVKLVPRLRDWVNAYYPGTLTGITEYNWGAENHINGATAQADIYGIFGREGLDMAARWTTPDASTPTYKAMRLYRNYDGNKSTFGDVSVAATAANPDNVTVFAAERSADGALTIMAISKYLSGTTAVTLNLANFPHNGSAHVWQLGATNAINHLGDVNFIGGSFNYTLPAQSITLFVLPAASGNQTPVAVMSAQPGSGTAPLNVAFTGSSSTDGDGSIIAYVWNFGDGATASGSTANHLYSAPGSYLARLTVTDNQGATNSTTTTIQVNASLPSAPSNLTASTISRSQINLSWSDNANNETGFKIERCTGATCTNFAQIAAVGANLKTFANSGLKRNTAYRYRVRAYNGVADSAYSNIAGAITAR; encoded by the coding sequence ATGGTCTGTTCAAGTCGTAGCTACTTATCCCGCTTAATTCGTACCGTAGTCATTTTTTTCGCGCTTGGCGCCGGCGCGCAGAATCCGCCAGCGACGATCAACGTCGACGTCAATTTGAATCGCCGGCCGATTAATCCGAACATTTACGGCGTTGCCCATGCGACTACCGCGCAGTTAAACGACTTGAACAGCCCACTCAACCGCAACGGCGGCAACAACACCAGCCGTTACAATTGGCAGTTGAACGCGGACAATCGCGCCAACGATTGGTATTTCGAAAGCATACCGGAACCGAGCGCCGTGGCCGGTGAGCGCGGCGATACATTTATCGCAAATGCCAAGGCAGCCAATGCACAAGCAATGCTCACCATTCCGACGCTCGACTGGATCGCTAAGCTCGGAGCGAATCGCGGCAAGTTAGCGAGTTTTTCCATCGCCAAATACGGCGCCCAAACCGGCAACGACTGGCAATGGTTCGCGGACGCCGGCAACGGCATCCGCAGTGGCGGCGGTTACGTCACCGGCAACAATCCCAACGATGCCAACGTCGCGTCGAACTCGACGGTGCAGCAAAGCTGGGCGCAGCATTTAGTCAACCGCTGGGGCGCCAACAGCAACGGTGGTTTGCGCTATTACATTCTCGACAACGAGCCGAGCATCTGGCACGCCACGCATCGCGACGTCCATTCCACTGGCGCGACCATGGATGAGATCAAGAACAAAATTATCGACTTCGCCGGCAAGCTCAAAATCGTCGATCCATCGGCCCTGGTGGTTGGCCCTGAGGAATGGGGTTGGAGCGGTTACACGCTCAGCGGCTACGATCAGCAGTACGGCAGCTTGCACGGCTGGAGCAATCTTCCCGATCGCGTCGCCCACGGCGGCTGGGATTACTTACCCTGGTTGCTCGATCAGCTGCGGCAAAATGACTTAGCCACCGGCAAACGCTTGCTCGATATTTTTACCGTGCATTACTACCCGCAAGGCGGGGAATTTAGCGACGACACTTCGACGGTGATGCAGCTTCGGCGCAATCGCTCGACGCGCTCGCTGTGGGACCCTAATTATATCGACGAAAGCTGGATCAACGACCGCGTCAAGTTAGTGCCGCGCCTGCGCGACTGGGTGAACGCCTACTATCCCGGCACGCTCACCGGCATCACGGAATACAACTGGGGCGCGGAAAATCATATCAACGGTGCCACCGCGCAAGCCGACATCTATGGCATCTTCGGCCGCGAAGGCTTGGACATGGCGGCGCGCTGGACCACGCCGGATGCCAGCACGCCGACTTACAAAGCGATGAGACTTTATCGCAACTACGACGGCAACAAGTCGACCTTCGGCGATGTCAGCGTCGCGGCAACGGCGGCGAATCCCGATAACGTCACGGTCTTCGCCGCCGAACGCTCCGCCGACGGCGCGCTGACGATCATGGCGATCAGCAAGTATCTATCCGGCACGACCGCGGTGACGCTCAATCTCGCCAATTTTCCCCATAACGGCAGCGCCCATGTCTGGCAGCTCGGCGCGACCAATGCGATTAATCACCTGGGCGATGTCAATTTCATCGGCGGCAGTTTTAACTACACGCTGCCAGCCCAGAGTATCACACTTTTCGTTTTGCCCGCGGCGAGCGGCAACCAAACGCCGGTGGCGGTCATGTCGGCGCAACCCGGTTCAGGCACCGCGCCGCTGAATGTTGCCTTCACCGGCAGCAGCTCGACCGATGGCGACGGCTCCATCATCGCCTATGTTTGGAATTTTGGCGATGGCGCAACCGCTTCCGGTTCCACCGCGAATCATCTCTACAGCGCGCCGGGCAGCTACCTCGCGCGCTTGACCGTCACCGACAACCAAGGCGCGACCAACTCGACCACTACGACGATCCAGGTCAACGCCAGCTTGCCGAGCGCACCGAGCAATCTAACGGCAAGCACGATCTCGCGCAGCCAGATCAATCTAAGCTGGTCCGACAACGCCAACAACGAAACCGGCTTTAAGATCGAACGTTGCACCGGTGCCACTTGCACCAACTTCGCGCAAATTGCCGCGGTGGGCGCCAACCTAAAAACTTTTGCCAATAGCGGCCTCAAACGCAACACCGCCTATCGCTATCGCGTGCGCGCTTATAACGGCGTGGCGGATTCAGCCTATTCAAATATCGCCGGTGCGATAACCGCGCGCTAG
- a CDS encoding class II aldolase/adducin family protein: protein MDIDQLKQDIVTASHILHQQGIAAAFGHVSARIPSTDTYIFPPRMSPALVRRDNLLTLDVEGNQLSGEGRPNTEFWIHARIYKARPDVQSVCHVHPPSCVVLGALGETIRPLHASGAVFKNDVQVFDPITLIRTRELGDEVAKTLGKHGAMLLRGHGVNVADKDVRRVCVMTLWMEEAANYQLRAMSAGKPRYFTPEELAVIYAQVSGEEVSNRAWEYFSSRVES from the coding sequence ATGGACATCGATCAGCTCAAGCAAGACATCGTCACCGCCAGCCACATTCTGCATCAGCAGGGCATCGCCGCAGCCTTTGGCCACGTCAGCGCGCGCATTCCCAGCACCGACACTTATATCTTTCCACCGCGCATGAGTCCCGCGCTGGTGCGCAGAGATAATCTTTTAACCCTCGATGTCGAAGGCAATCAGTTAAGCGGCGAAGGCCGGCCCAATACCGAGTTTTGGATTCACGCGCGGATTTACAAAGCGCGACCCGATGTTCAATCGGTCTGCCATGTTCACCCGCCGAGCTGCGTCGTGCTCGGCGCCCTCGGTGAAACCATCCGGCCCCTGCACGCCTCGGGAGCGGTGTTTAAAAATGACGTGCAAGTCTTCGATCCGATCACCTTGATCCGCACCCGCGAGCTCGGAGACGAAGTCGCCAAGACCCTCGGCAAACATGGCGCCATGTTGCTGCGCGGCCATGGCGTCAATGTCGCGGACAAAGATGTCCGGCGCGTCTGCGTCATGACGCTGTGGATGGAAGAGGCGGCCAATTATCAGCTACGCGCCATGTCGGCCGGCAAGCCGCGCTATTTTACGCCGGAAGAATTGGCCGTGATTTACGCCCAAGTTTCCGGCGAAGAAGTTTCCAACCGCGCCTGGGAATATTTTAGCAGCCGCGTCGAATCTTGA
- a CDS encoding ABC transporter substrate-binding protein, with protein sequence MLRARNVGQMFFAAALSLGVAQSALAQLTKINVGYSAISGDALPAWLAKDAGIFERNGLDVQPVFFTGGTTAVMALVSADTPIAQLAGPAVVNSVMAGSDATIIAGGVVSLNYYLQSRPDIKTPEQLKGGSVAVSRFGSSSDFIARYALTKIGLTPGKDVTIVQIGSTTARVDAVMAGRVQATVVNPPASIIASKRGMNTLADLPKLGLVYQHTAAATSRKYIRENRDVVRRYVKSQIEAVHRIYTDKESAIKALGRFIGRTVERDVLEKTWENLISEAVLPKKQYPSIEGLKTILASEPKAKSHNPEDYFDASFVKELDLSGYTDSLYKKR encoded by the coding sequence ATGCTGAGAGCAAGAAACGTTGGGCAAATGTTTTTTGCCGCAGCGCTTTCGCTAGGCGTTGCGCAATCGGCGCTGGCCCAATTGACGAAGATTAACGTCGGCTACAGCGCCATCAGCGGCGACGCTTTGCCGGCGTGGCTGGCCAAAGACGCCGGCATCTTCGAAAGAAACGGCCTCGACGTTCAGCCGGTGTTTTTTACCGGCGGCACCACCGCCGTCATGGCATTGGTTTCCGCCGATACACCGATCGCCCAGTTGGCTGGACCGGCGGTGGTGAATTCCGTGATGGCGGGTTCCGACGCGACGATCATCGCCGGCGGCGTGGTCTCGCTCAACTATTATTTGCAAAGCCGCCCCGATATCAAAACTCCCGAGCAGCTCAAAGGCGGTTCGGTGGCGGTCAGCCGCTTCGGCTCGTCGTCCGATTTCATCGCCCGCTATGCGCTGACGAAGATCGGTTTGACTCCCGGCAAAGATGTCACCATCGTGCAGATCGGCAGCACCACGGCGCGGGTCGACGCCGTCATGGCCGGTCGGGTTCAAGCCACGGTAGTCAATCCACCGGCAAGTATCATCGCATCAAAACGCGGCATGAACACGCTCGCCGACCTGCCCAAGCTCGGTCTAGTCTATCAACACACCGCGGCGGCGACCTCGAGAAAGTATATCCGTGAAAATCGCGATGTCGTCCGGCGCTATGTGAAATCGCAAATCGAAGCGGTGCATCGAATCTATACCGACAAGGAAAGCGCGATCAAAGCCTTGGGCCGATTCATCGGCCGCACGGTCGAGCGCGATGTCTTGGAAAAAACCTGGGAGAATTTAATCAGTGAAGCGGTATTGCCAAAAAAACAATATCCGTCCATCGAAGGGCTGAAAACCATTCTCGCCAGCGAGCCTAAAGCGAAGTCGCACAATCCCGAAGACTATTTCGACGCCAGCTTCGTCAAGGAATTGGATCTCAGCGGTTACACTGACAGCCTCTACAAGAAACGCTAG
- a CDS encoding ABC transporter substrate-binding protein, protein MVFNNAHSQNNLKRESRMNGRSFLSRWAPMLIIAIASAVTPSHAQEPRAKIRISNSALSVTSLALLAAREWKLFQERGLDVEIILMSPAITVPAMISGEIDYFAGVGPGVVSASLGGLPFRAVWVSSDRVSYSLVAHPKFKTLQDLKGKKIGVIGSLGAANHVSLVIALEKLGIAPKEFNIMALPPQEMLRSLESGFLDAASLNPPTLFMATKKNFPIILDIGSLVEMPGGGLTVLAKDIKNKSDEVKRVIRAMQGAKEIMRKSKEKSVELMTRILKMDPETAASTHEVFLKTLSPDGVPTRAGMENLVKSIQAQGRFVDKKPVFAELADDRLAKEVAKEMGYKVQ, encoded by the coding sequence ATGGTCTTTAACAACGCGCACAGTCAAAACAATCTAAAACGAGAAAGTCGCATGAATGGCAGATCATTCTTATCCCGCTGGGCACCCATGCTCATCATCGCCATCGCTTCAGCCGTCACACCGAGCCACGCGCAAGAACCCAGAGCCAAGATTCGCATCTCCAACTCAGCACTCAGCGTCACATCGTTGGCGCTATTGGCGGCGCGCGAGTGGAAACTGTTTCAGGAACGCGGTCTGGATGTCGAAATTATTCTCATGTCGCCGGCGATTACCGTGCCGGCGATGATTTCCGGCGAGATCGATTATTTTGCCGGCGTCGGACCGGGCGTGGTCAGCGCTAGTCTCGGCGGCTTGCCATTTCGCGCCGTCTGGGTTTCTTCCGATCGCGTTTCCTACTCGTTGGTCGCCCATCCGAAGTTCAAAACCTTACAGGATCTCAAAGGCAAAAAGATCGGCGTCATCGGCAGTTTGGGCGCGGCCAATCACGTCTCCTTGGTGATCGCCTTGGAAAAACTCGGCATCGCGCCGAAGGAATTCAACATCATGGCCTTACCGCCGCAAGAAATGCTCCGTTCGCTGGAAAGCGGCTTTCTCGACGCCGCCTCGCTCAATCCGCCGACGCTGTTCATGGCAACCAAGAAAAACTTTCCGATCATTCTCGACATCGGCTCCCTGGTTGAAATGCCCGGCGGCGGCCTGACAGTGCTCGCCAAAGATATCAAGAACAAATCCGATGAAGTGAAACGGGTGATCCGCGCCATGCAGGGGGCGAAAGAGATCATGCGCAAATCGAAAGAAAAAAGCGTCGAGCTGATGACGCGGATTCTAAAAATGGATCCAGAAACCGCCGCCAGCACCCATGAAGTATTTTTGAAAACCCTGAGCCCCGACGGCGTGCCGACCCGCGCCGGCATGGAAAATCTGGTGAAATCAATCCAAGCCCAAGGCCGCTTCGTCGACAAGAAGCCGGTCTTCGCCGAGTTAGCCGACGACCGCCTAGCGAAAGAAGTCGCAAAAGAAATGGGTTACAAAGTGCAGTAG
- a CDS encoding isocitrate lyase/PEP mutase family protein: MTQGQPAGRPNRYQQNITIRKFERKKEKMEMTAGEKRKALKAMMQQSVCHLAPSCNDGIQARLVEWLGFPLVHISGSGQHRSLGFADAGLLTLTEMINKARDIVDAVNIPVVSDAETGYGNAVNVYRSVREFDRAGVAAIHIEDQLTPKRAGHEGFDVGLISRQEFVAKIKAAVDARRDENLIIIARSEAKDSLQERLERTQACIEAGADASWVSARTEEEILAYAKLDKPLVGVPPRGVMTVQRYGELGGRVGCIPTVLQVAMLHGMRQCLEELKKSGTEAAYFKNTPGIEDTRKWYANLGNAELKELEKKYGY; encoded by the coding sequence ATGACGCAGGGGCAACCCGCCGGTCGCCCAAATCGATATCAGCAGAACATCACGATTAGGAAATTCGAAAGGAAGAAAGAAAAAATGGAAATGACCGCAGGTGAAAAACGCAAAGCATTGAAGGCGATGATGCAGCAATCGGTCTGTCATCTGGCGCCCAGTTGTAACGATGGAATTCAAGCGCGCTTAGTCGAATGGCTCGGCTTCCCGCTCGTACATATCTCCGGCAGCGGCCAACACCGCTCGCTCGGCTTCGCCGACGCCGGCCTGCTGACGCTCACGGAAATGATCAACAAAGCGCGCGACATCGTCGACGCGGTGAACATCCCCGTGGTCAGCGACGCCGAGACCGGCTATGGCAACGCGGTCAACGTCTATCGCTCGGTCAGAGAATTCGACCGCGCCGGCGTCGCCGCGATTCACATCGAAGATCAGCTGACGCCCAAACGCGCCGGCCACGAAGGCTTCGATGTCGGTTTGATTTCCAGGCAGGAATTCGTCGCTAAGATCAAAGCCGCCGTCGACGCGCGGCGCGATGAGAATCTAATCATCATCGCGCGCTCGGAAGCCAAGGACTCGCTGCAAGAAAGACTCGAACGAACTCAAGCCTGCATCGAAGCCGGCGCCGACGCTTCCTGGGTGAGCGCGCGCACGGAAGAAGAAATTTTGGCCTACGCCAAACTCGACAAGCCATTGGTCGGCGTCCCACCGCGCGGCGTCATGACCGTGCAACGCTACGGCGAACTGGGCGGCCGGGTCGGCTGCATTCCGACGGTGCTCCAAGTCGCCATGCTGCACGGCATGCGCCAGTGTTTGGAAGAGTTGAAAAAAAGCGGCACCGAAGCCGCCTATTTCAAAAACACACCAGGCATCGAAGACACTCGCAAGTGGTACGCCAACTTGGGCAACGCCGAACTCAAAGAGCTGGAAAAGAAGTACGGCTATTAA
- a CDS encoding class II aldolase/adducin family protein — MVLKHIELRQAVIDSANFLVRIGAISMSHHGNFSVRVPGTETILLTASSSFDNLKPENLALLDLDGKLIEGEINPTNAEIVHMHAIVYKQRPETGAVVHTHSTYATSFAIASRALGCSYEALVRNDMAAGVPLAKYGPRGSKESVANIADALSASKNTKAVLLENHGVLAFGADPAAAARANLIVEEAAQMAIYAEVLGGAKMIPPEMLKATVGRRDEFARAGVKKA; from the coding sequence ATGGTACTGAAACACATTGAGCTACGCCAAGCGGTCATCGATAGCGCCAATTTTCTGGTCCGCATCGGCGCGATCTCGATGAGCCATCATGGCAATTTTAGCGTGCGCGTGCCCGGCACCGAGACGATTTTGCTTACCGCTTCCAGTTCATTCGATAATCTCAAACCAGAAAATCTCGCCTTGCTCGATCTCGACGGCAAACTGATCGAAGGCGAGATCAACCCGACCAACGCGGAAATCGTCCACATGCACGCCATCGTCTACAAACAGCGGCCGGAAACCGGCGCGGTGGTGCACACCCATTCGACCTACGCCACCAGCTTCGCCATCGCCAGCCGCGCGCTCGGCTGCTCCTACGAAGCGCTGGTGCGCAACGACATGGCGGCCGGCGTGCCGCTTGCTAAATACGGCCCGCGCGGTTCGAAGGAATCGGTCGCGAATATCGCCGACGCCTTGAGCGCCAGCAAAAACACTAAAGCGGTGCTGCTGGAAAATCACGGCGTGCTCGCCTTCGGCGCCGATCCCGCCGCCGCGGCGCGCGCCAACTTGATCGTTGAAGAAGCGGCGCAGATGGCGATCTACGCCGAAGTCCTCGGCGGCGCCAAGATGATCCCGCCGGAAATGTTAAAAGCTACGGTCGGCCGGCGCGACGAATTCGCCCGCGCCGGCGTCAAAAAAGCATGA
- a CDS encoding LLM class flavin-dependent oxidoreductase, with product MKFAHFSHVWNKPGMTAAQRYEQLWRELGVCDELGFDFGFCVEHHFNPRESWMPSPSIYSAAAAMRTKQLRIGTMGYIAPLYDPLRIAEDAAVLDNVLNGRLELGLVSGIVPDFFGPYNADFQNRRANTHEALAIIKKALSSDGAFSFTGESRQYQNVTLGVKPLQKPHPPIWIHSRDPETLALLAREGVHTGYLFLVPRADVAPRYREYLRLWNEANHPQKPNIGYWILVYVDETDAKAVAKAKPLFEYCFTNVFGTRAEGGVGYQRLAENHAKRGDPGGAEIALHAIDVDYLLERNLAFVGSPKTVIEQIKQAASEGVFNTVMAEFNIGAIAEDDLMRSIKLFGKEVLPALRGFEPY from the coding sequence ATGAAATTCGCCCACTTCTCCCATGTCTGGAACAAGCCGGGAATGACCGCGGCGCAGCGCTACGAACAATTGTGGCGCGAGCTCGGCGTCTGCGATGAGCTGGGCTTCGACTTCGGATTCTGCGTCGAGCATCACTTCAACCCGCGCGAAAGCTGGATGCCGTCGCCGTCAATCTACAGCGCCGCGGCGGCGATGCGCACCAAACAATTGCGCATTGGCACCATGGGCTATATCGCGCCGCTCTACGATCCGCTACGCATCGCCGAAGATGCCGCGGTGTTAGATAACGTACTCAACGGCCGCTTGGAGCTTGGATTGGTATCGGGCATCGTGCCGGACTTCTTCGGACCGTACAACGCCGATTTTCAAAATCGCCGGGCCAACACCCATGAAGCGTTGGCGATCATAAAAAAAGCGCTGTCCAGCGACGGTGCCTTCAGCTTCACCGGCGAATCGCGCCAGTATCAAAACGTCACGCTCGGCGTCAAGCCGCTGCAAAAGCCCCATCCGCCGATCTGGATTCATTCCCGCGATCCCGAAACGCTAGCGTTGCTCGCCCGCGAGGGCGTTCACACCGGTTATTTATTTCTCGTGCCGCGCGCCGATGTCGCGCCGCGCTACCGTGAGTACTTGCGCTTGTGGAATGAAGCCAATCACCCGCAGAAGCCGAATATCGGTTATTGGATCTTAGTCTACGTCGACGAAACCGATGCCAAAGCCGTGGCCAAAGCGAAACCGTTGTTCGAATACTGCTTCACAAATGTTTTCGGCACGAGAGCGGAGGGCGGCGTCGGCTACCAGCGGCTAGCGGAAAATCACGCCAAGCGCGGCGATCCCGGCGGCGCCGAAATCGCGCTGCACGCCATCGACGTCGACTATCTGCTTGAGCGCAATCTCGCCTTTGTCGGCTCGCCGAAAACGGTCATCGAACAAATCAAGCAAGCCGCCAGCGAAGGGGTTTTTAATACCGTGATGGCCGAGTTCAACATCGGCGCCATCGCCGAGGACGACCTCATGCGCTCGATTAAACTATTCGGCAAAGAAGTGCTGCCGGCGCTGCGCGGCTTCGAGCCGTACTAA
- a CDS encoding GAF domain-containing protein, which translates to MTHGRDLSPQLTAISPARQVELEQDLDRARWEIAQLNEIGIALSTEKDREALLRFMLQKCREITNSDAGSLYLTEENDRGERSLRFKITQNDSVSVPFTESLLAIDRSSLAGYVASTGDEIALADVYQIPPELPFRFNPKFDEDSGYRCKSMLVVPMKHPRGEITGVIQLINFKRDINSRVDRQTVDDVVASYPEQCRPMLRSVASQAAVAIENNRLYDSIENLFEGFVRASVGAIESRDPTTSGHSFRVADLTVGLAEAVDRADSQAFRDIRFSRAEMKEIRYASLLHDFGKVGVREEVLVKAKKLYPRQLDLIRQRFAYVRKALEHEQSERKLAYLLAKGRAEFLARQAEFQNELDAQLSELDEFLEFIVRCNEPTVMREGNFTQLAELAARQFIDPAGQPQPLLASAEVKLLSIDRGSLDNDERLQIQSHVTHTQSFLRQIPWTKEIKNIPEIASAHHEKLDGTGYPRNLAAPAIPFQSKMMTISDIYDALSANDRPYKRAVPRERALDILLDEVKHGAIDGDLLQLFRDAEIFRLATNG; encoded by the coding sequence ATGACTCATGGCCGGGATTTATCCCCACAATTAACTGCGATCAGTCCCGCGCGCCAGGTCGAGCTTGAACAGGATCTCGATCGCGCTCGTTGGGAAATCGCTCAGCTCAATGAGATCGGCATCGCGCTGTCGACCGAAAAAGATCGCGAGGCGCTGCTCCGTTTCATGCTGCAAAAGTGCCGCGAGATCACCAACAGCGACGCCGGCTCGCTTTATCTAACCGAAGAGAACGACCGCGGCGAACGCTCGTTGCGTTTCAAAATCACTCAGAATGACAGCGTGTCGGTGCCGTTTACCGAATCGCTGTTAGCCATCGATCGTTCGAGTCTGGCCGGTTACGTCGCTAGCACCGGCGACGAGATCGCTTTGGCGGATGTTTATCAGATCCCGCCGGAGTTGCCGTTTCGCTTCAATCCCAAATTCGACGAGGACAGCGGTTACCGTTGTAAGTCGATGTTGGTGGTGCCGATGAAACATCCGCGCGGTGAAATCACCGGAGTGATCCAACTGATCAATTTTAAGCGCGACATTAATTCGCGCGTTGATCGCCAAACCGTCGACGATGTCGTGGCGTCCTATCCCGAACAATGCCGGCCGATGCTCCGCTCGGTGGCGAGCCAGGCGGCGGTGGCGATCGAGAACAACCGGCTCTATGACAGCATCGAAAATTTATTCGAGGGCTTCGTGCGCGCTTCGGTGGGCGCCATCGAGTCGCGCGATCCGACCACTTCCGGCCATTCCTTTCGCGTCGCCGATCTAACCGTAGGATTGGCTGAGGCGGTGGACCGCGCCGATAGCCAGGCTTTCCGCGACATTCGTTTCAGCCGCGCCGAGATGAAAGAGATTCGCTACGCGTCCTTGCTGCATGATTTCGGTAAGGTCGGCGTGCGCGAAGAGGTGCTGGTCAAGGCCAAAAAGCTTTATCCCCGGCAATTAGATCTGATCCGCCAGCGTTTCGCCTATGTGCGCAAAGCGCTGGAGCATGAACAGAGCGAGCGCAAGCTGGCCTATCTTTTGGCCAAAGGCCGGGCCGAATTTCTCGCCCGCCAGGCTGAGTTTCAAAATGAACTCGACGCGCAATTGAGTGAGCTCGATGAGTTTCTCGAATTCATCGTGCGCTGCAACGAGCCGACGGTGATGCGCGAGGGCAATTTTACCCAGCTCGCCGAGCTGGCGGCGCGCCAGTTCATCGATCCGGCGGGCCAACCGCAGCCGCTGTTGGCGAGCGCGGAAGTTAAATTACTTTCCATCGACCGCGGCAGCCTGGATAACGACGAGCGGCTGCAGATTCAATCCCACGTCACGCACACCCAGAGTTTTTTGCGCCAGATCCCTTGGACCAAGGAAATTAAAAATATTCCCGAGATCGCTTCGGCGCATCATGAGAAACTCGACGGCACCGGTTACCCGCGCAATCTGGCGGCGCCGGCGATTCCGTTCCAGTCGAAGATGATGACGATCTCAGATATTTACGACGCCCTATCGGCCAATGACCGCCCCTACAAACGCGCCGTGCCGCGGGAGCGCGCCCTCGATATACTGCTCGACGAAGTCAAGCATGGCGCCATCGACGGCGATCTGCTGCAACTGTTTCGCGACGCGGAAATTTTTCGCCTGGCTACGAACGGCTGA